Proteins from one Hemicordylus capensis ecotype Gifberg chromosome 7, rHemCap1.1.pri, whole genome shotgun sequence genomic window:
- the PRDM9 gene encoding histone-lysine N-methyltransferase PRDM9 isoform X2, producing the protein MPAGTDTQGEWEEMPTGAEAQGLRGELPTVAEAPPGVWGEEEMATGQGVQGLGGGELPTEAEPEGLGQDVSNRDEVQGLKGETSVRRAAQGWMATEADCGKPRGGMVVKTVPSELRKKLLKDEASVAHPSNLSLTKGIEAGGTVSGTRGRGSTEKGGKQANKKRGQKPKAEDPFKGLSIYFPKEQWAEMGEWEKIRYKNMKQNFDFMTQLVKSFRPTCNPSNLKEGKKKRQNLEQNKQIKPEKSTKEPIPPNQDDVKKTGKNMCTGTSVHTTDLAAEYKTDFPRQVVQGKKDHGKREQNKQVSPYSLRKRERKTYMEINEPNDDDYLFCEYCLIFFTDECTVHGPPVFIKDSIAEIGLEKRATLTLPLGLRIGPSSIPKAGLGVWNDGEILPAGIHFGPYEGRMTEEEEAANSGYSWLITRRQNCYVYIDGKDENNSNWMRYVNCARNEEEQNLVAFQYHGKIYYRACKIIVLHSELLVWYGEEYGKELGIKWGSRWKLLKVHRQNSQLTQKQDRTYHPCPCCDLAFVCKYYLGRHIKWKHPEYGIQNEELQKGVGERSLLKATSYVSYSTTTLHQLLPSRVKKTKDEEIQYFKYINKEAESRNLYACNIKKCSWLSEGEKIVRQFSLMHQNTHTGEKPYSCRECGKSFSQSSDLLRHKRTHTGEKPYSCRECGKSFSQSSNLLRHKRTHTGEKPYSCRDCGESFSWSSHLLRHKRTHTGEKPYSCRECGESFSWSSHLLRHKRTHTGEKPYSCRECGKSFSQSSDLLRHKRTHTGEKPYSCRECGKSFSQSSTLLCHKRTHTGEKPYSCRDCGESFSWSSHLLRHKRTHTGEKPYSCRDCGESFSWSSHLLRHKRTHTGEKPYSCRECGKSFSQSSDLLRHKRTHTGEKPYSCRECGKSFSWSSHLLRHKRTHTGEKPYSCRECGKSFSWSSTLLRHKRTHTDKKPYSCRECGKSFSWSSTLLRHKRTHTDEKPCSCRKCGKSFSQSSTLLCHKRTHTGVKPH; encoded by the exons ATGCCTGCTGGGACAGACACCCAGGGAGAATGGGAGGAGATGCCCACTGGGGCAGAAGCTCAGGGGTTGAGGGGGGAGTTGCCAACTGTGGCTGAAGCCCCCCCAGGAgtatggggggaggaggagatggccaCTGGGCAAGGAGTTCAGGGGCTAGGAGGAGGAGAGTTGCCAACTGAGGCTGAGCCAGAGGGTTTGGGACAAGATGTCTCAAACAGAGATGAGGTCCAAGGGCTGAAGGGAGAGACCTCAGTCAGAAGGGCAGCTCAAGGGTGGATGGCAACTGAAGCTGATTGTGGAAAACCTAGGGGGGGAATGGTAGTGAAAACTGTCCCAAGTGAGCTAAGAAAAAAGCTTTTGAAAGATGAAGCCAGTGTGGCACATCCTTCTAATCTTTCTCTTACAAAAGGCATTGAGGCAGGTGGGACAGTGTCAGGTACCAGAGGCAGGGGTTCCACcgagaaggggggaaagcaggcaAACAAGAAAAGAGGACAGAAACCCAAG GCTGAAGATCCTTTTAAGGGGCTATCAATTTACTTCCCTAAAGAACAATGGGCTGAAATGGGAGAATGGGAGAAAATACGCTATAAGAACATGAAACAGAACTTTGACTTTATGACTCAATTAG TAAAATCTTTTAGGCCAACATGTAATCCGAGCAActtgaaagaaggaaagaagaaaaggcaGAACCTTGAACAA AATAAACAGATAAAGCCAGAGAAAAGCACTAAGGAACCTATCCCCCCAAATCAAGATGATGTCAAGAAAACTGGCAAAAATATGTGTACAGGCACATCTGTCCATACTACTGACCTTGCAGCAGAATACAAAACTG ACTTCCCGAGGCAAGTTGTTCAGGGAAAAAAAGATCATGGGAAaagagaacaaaacaaacaagttaGCCCATACAGTTTgcggaagagagagagaaaaacatatATGGAAATAAATGAACCTAATGATGATGATTACTTGT TTTGTGAGTATTGTCTCATATTCTTTACTGATGAGTGTACAGTTCATGGTCCCCCAGTTTTCATCAAAGATTCAATAGCAGAAATAGGACTGGAAAAGAGAGCCACCCTCACATTACCTTTGGGTTTGAGAATTGGTCCTTCAAGTATCCCCAAAGCTGGTCTTGGTGTCTGGAATGATGGAGAAATTCTGCCTGCAGGAATTCATTTTGGGCCCTATGAAGGGAGAAtgacagaggaagaggaagcagctaATAGTGGCTATTCGTGGCTG ATTACCAGGAGACAAAACTGCTATGTTTACATTGATGGAAAGGATGAAAATAATTCTAACTGGATGAG GTATGTGAACTGTGCCAGGAATGAAGAAGAACAAAACCTTGTTGCCTTCCAGTATCATGGGAAAATCTACTACAGAGCATGCAAGATAATTGTCCTTCATTCTGAGCTTCTGGTTTGGTATGGAGAAGAATATGGAAAAGAGCTTGGCATCAAATGGGGATCTAGATGGAAATTGCTAAAAG TACATAGGCAGAATTCACAGTTGACTCAAAAGCAAGACAGAACCTATCATCCGTGTCCCTGCTGTGATCTAGCTTTCGTTTGCAAATATTACCTTGGTCGTCACATAAAGTGGAAGCATCCTGAATATGGAATACAGAATGAAGAACTACAAAAGGGAGTGGGAGAGAGATCTTTATTGAAAGCCACAAGCTATGTTTCCTACAGTACTACTACACTACATCAGCTCCTGCCCAGTAGGGTGAAGAAAACCAAAGACGAGgaaatacaatattttaaatatataaacaaagaGGCAGAGAGCAGAAATCTTTATGCTTGCAACATAAAAAAGTGCTCTTGGCTCAGTGAAGGTGAGAAAATAGTAAGGCAGTTTTCACTAAtgcaccaaaacacacacacaggtgagaAGCCATATTCATGTagggagtgtgggaaaagcttcagtcaaTCATCAGACCTGCTCCGTCACAAGCGAACACACACAGGCGAGAAGCCATATTCATGTagggagtgtgggaaaagcttcagtcaaTCATCAAACCTGCTCCGTCACAAGCGAACACACACAGGCGAGAAGCCATATTCATGTAGGGATTGTGGGGAAAGCTTCAGTTGGTCATCGCACCTGCTCCGTCACAAGCGAACACACACAGGCGAGAAGCCATATTCATGTAGGGAGTGTGGGGAAAGCTTCAGTTGGTCATCGCACCTGCTCCGTCACAAGCGAACACACACAGGCGAGAAGCCATATTCATGTagggagtgtgggaaaagcttcagtcagtCATCAGACCTGCTCCGTCACAAGCGAACACACACAGGCGAGAAGCCATATTCATGTagggagtgtgggaaaagcttcagtcagtCATCAACCCTGCTCTGTCACAAGCGAACACACACAGGCGAGAAGCCATATTCATGTAGGGATTGTGGGGAAAGCTTCAGTTGGTCATCGCACCTGCTCCGTCACAAGCGAACACACACAGGCGAGAAGCCATATTCATGTAGGGATTGTGGGGAAAGCTTCAGTTGGTCATCGCACCTGCTCCGTCACAAGCGAACACACACAGGCGAGAAGCCATATTCATGTagggagtgtgggaaaagcttcagtcaaTCATCAGACCTGCTCCGTCACAAGCGAACACACACAGGCGAGAAGCCATATTCATGTagggagtgtgggaaaagcttcagttgGTCATCGCACCTGCTCCGTCACAAGCGAACACACACAGGCGAGAAGCCATATTCATGTagggagtgtgggaaaagcttcagttgGTCATCAACCCTGCTCCGTCACAAGCGAACACACACAGACAAGAAGCCATATTCATGTagggagtgtgggaaaagcttcagttgGTCATCAACCCTGCTCCGTCACAAGCGAACACACACAGACGAGAAGCCATGTTCATGTAGGAAGTGTGGGAAAAGTTTCAGTCAGTCATCCACCCTGCTCTGTCACAAGCGAACACACACAGGTGTGAAGCCACATTAG
- the PRDM9 gene encoding histone-lysine N-methyltransferase PRDM9 isoform X1: protein MPAGTDTQGEWEEMPTGAEAQGLRGELPTVAEAPPGVWGEEEMATGQGVQGLGGGELPTEAEPEGLGQDVSNRDEVQGLKGETSVRRAAQGWMATEADCGKPRGGMVVKTVPSELRKKLLKDEASVAHPSNLSLTKGIEAGGTVSGTRGRGSTEKGGKQANKKRGQKPKAEDPFKGLSIYFPKEQWAEMGEWEKIRYKNMKQNFDFMTQLGFPVPKPAFMYYARHPPNFKRNESSESDEEWTPKSLVKSFRPTCNPSNLKEGKKKRQNLEQNKQIKPEKSTKEPIPPNQDDVKKTGKNMCTGTSVHTTDLAAEYKTDFPRQVVQGKKDHGKREQNKQVSPYSLRKRERKTYMEINEPNDDDYLFCEYCLIFFTDECTVHGPPVFIKDSIAEIGLEKRATLTLPLGLRIGPSSIPKAGLGVWNDGEILPAGIHFGPYEGRMTEEEEAANSGYSWLITRRQNCYVYIDGKDENNSNWMRYVNCARNEEEQNLVAFQYHGKIYYRACKIIVLHSELLVWYGEEYGKELGIKWGSRWKLLKVHRQNSQLTQKQDRTYHPCPCCDLAFVCKYYLGRHIKWKHPEYGIQNEELQKGVGERSLLKATSYVSYSTTTLHQLLPSRVKKTKDEEIQYFKYINKEAESRNLYACNIKKCSWLSEGEKIVRQFSLMHQNTHTGEKPYSCRECGKSFSQSSDLLRHKRTHTGEKPYSCRECGKSFSQSSNLLRHKRTHTGEKPYSCRDCGESFSWSSHLLRHKRTHTGEKPYSCRECGESFSWSSHLLRHKRTHTGEKPYSCRECGKSFSQSSDLLRHKRTHTGEKPYSCRECGKSFSQSSTLLCHKRTHTGEKPYSCRDCGESFSWSSHLLRHKRTHTGEKPYSCRDCGESFSWSSHLLRHKRTHTGEKPYSCRECGKSFSQSSDLLRHKRTHTGEKPYSCRECGKSFSWSSHLLRHKRTHTGEKPYSCRECGKSFSWSSTLLRHKRTHTDKKPYSCRECGKSFSWSSTLLRHKRTHTDEKPCSCRKCGKSFSQSSTLLCHKRTHTGVKPH, encoded by the exons ATGCCTGCTGGGACAGACACCCAGGGAGAATGGGAGGAGATGCCCACTGGGGCAGAAGCTCAGGGGTTGAGGGGGGAGTTGCCAACTGTGGCTGAAGCCCCCCCAGGAgtatggggggaggaggagatggccaCTGGGCAAGGAGTTCAGGGGCTAGGAGGAGGAGAGTTGCCAACTGAGGCTGAGCCAGAGGGTTTGGGACAAGATGTCTCAAACAGAGATGAGGTCCAAGGGCTGAAGGGAGAGACCTCAGTCAGAAGGGCAGCTCAAGGGTGGATGGCAACTGAAGCTGATTGTGGAAAACCTAGGGGGGGAATGGTAGTGAAAACTGTCCCAAGTGAGCTAAGAAAAAAGCTTTTGAAAGATGAAGCCAGTGTGGCACATCCTTCTAATCTTTCTCTTACAAAAGGCATTGAGGCAGGTGGGACAGTGTCAGGTACCAGAGGCAGGGGTTCCACcgagaaggggggaaagcaggcaAACAAGAAAAGAGGACAGAAACCCAAG GCTGAAGATCCTTTTAAGGGGCTATCAATTTACTTCCCTAAAGAACAATGGGCTGAAATGGGAGAATGGGAGAAAATACGCTATAAGAACATGAAACAGAACTTTGACTTTATGACTCAATTAG GTTTTCCTGTTCCTAAACCAGCATTTATGTATTATGCACGTCACCCTccaaattttaaaaggaatgAGTCCTCTGAGTCAGATGAAGAATGGACACCAAAATCTTTAG TAAAATCTTTTAGGCCAACATGTAATCCGAGCAActtgaaagaaggaaagaagaaaaggcaGAACCTTGAACAA AATAAACAGATAAAGCCAGAGAAAAGCACTAAGGAACCTATCCCCCCAAATCAAGATGATGTCAAGAAAACTGGCAAAAATATGTGTACAGGCACATCTGTCCATACTACTGACCTTGCAGCAGAATACAAAACTG ACTTCCCGAGGCAAGTTGTTCAGGGAAAAAAAGATCATGGGAAaagagaacaaaacaaacaagttaGCCCATACAGTTTgcggaagagagagagaaaaacatatATGGAAATAAATGAACCTAATGATGATGATTACTTGT TTTGTGAGTATTGTCTCATATTCTTTACTGATGAGTGTACAGTTCATGGTCCCCCAGTTTTCATCAAAGATTCAATAGCAGAAATAGGACTGGAAAAGAGAGCCACCCTCACATTACCTTTGGGTTTGAGAATTGGTCCTTCAAGTATCCCCAAAGCTGGTCTTGGTGTCTGGAATGATGGAGAAATTCTGCCTGCAGGAATTCATTTTGGGCCCTATGAAGGGAGAAtgacagaggaagaggaagcagctaATAGTGGCTATTCGTGGCTG ATTACCAGGAGACAAAACTGCTATGTTTACATTGATGGAAAGGATGAAAATAATTCTAACTGGATGAG GTATGTGAACTGTGCCAGGAATGAAGAAGAACAAAACCTTGTTGCCTTCCAGTATCATGGGAAAATCTACTACAGAGCATGCAAGATAATTGTCCTTCATTCTGAGCTTCTGGTTTGGTATGGAGAAGAATATGGAAAAGAGCTTGGCATCAAATGGGGATCTAGATGGAAATTGCTAAAAG TACATAGGCAGAATTCACAGTTGACTCAAAAGCAAGACAGAACCTATCATCCGTGTCCCTGCTGTGATCTAGCTTTCGTTTGCAAATATTACCTTGGTCGTCACATAAAGTGGAAGCATCCTGAATATGGAATACAGAATGAAGAACTACAAAAGGGAGTGGGAGAGAGATCTTTATTGAAAGCCACAAGCTATGTTTCCTACAGTACTACTACACTACATCAGCTCCTGCCCAGTAGGGTGAAGAAAACCAAAGACGAGgaaatacaatattttaaatatataaacaaagaGGCAGAGAGCAGAAATCTTTATGCTTGCAACATAAAAAAGTGCTCTTGGCTCAGTGAAGGTGAGAAAATAGTAAGGCAGTTTTCACTAAtgcaccaaaacacacacacaggtgagaAGCCATATTCATGTagggagtgtgggaaaagcttcagtcaaTCATCAGACCTGCTCCGTCACAAGCGAACACACACAGGCGAGAAGCCATATTCATGTagggagtgtgggaaaagcttcagtcaaTCATCAAACCTGCTCCGTCACAAGCGAACACACACAGGCGAGAAGCCATATTCATGTAGGGATTGTGGGGAAAGCTTCAGTTGGTCATCGCACCTGCTCCGTCACAAGCGAACACACACAGGCGAGAAGCCATATTCATGTAGGGAGTGTGGGGAAAGCTTCAGTTGGTCATCGCACCTGCTCCGTCACAAGCGAACACACACAGGCGAGAAGCCATATTCATGTagggagtgtgggaaaagcttcagtcagtCATCAGACCTGCTCCGTCACAAGCGAACACACACAGGCGAGAAGCCATATTCATGTagggagtgtgggaaaagcttcagtcagtCATCAACCCTGCTCTGTCACAAGCGAACACACACAGGCGAGAAGCCATATTCATGTAGGGATTGTGGGGAAAGCTTCAGTTGGTCATCGCACCTGCTCCGTCACAAGCGAACACACACAGGCGAGAAGCCATATTCATGTAGGGATTGTGGGGAAAGCTTCAGTTGGTCATCGCACCTGCTCCGTCACAAGCGAACACACACAGGCGAGAAGCCATATTCATGTagggagtgtgggaaaagcttcagtcaaTCATCAGACCTGCTCCGTCACAAGCGAACACACACAGGCGAGAAGCCATATTCATGTagggagtgtgggaaaagcttcagttgGTCATCGCACCTGCTCCGTCACAAGCGAACACACACAGGCGAGAAGCCATATTCATGTagggagtgtgggaaaagcttcagttgGTCATCAACCCTGCTCCGTCACAAGCGAACACACACAGACAAGAAGCCATATTCATGTagggagtgtgggaaaagcttcagttgGTCATCAACCCTGCTCCGTCACAAGCGAACACACACAGACGAGAAGCCATGTTCATGTAGGAAGTGTGGGAAAAGTTTCAGTCAGTCATCCACCCTGCTCTGTCACAAGCGAACACACACAGGTGTGAAGCCACATTAG
- the PRDM9 gene encoding histone-lysine N-methyltransferase PRDM9 isoform X5 encodes MCTGTSVHTTDLAAEYKTDFPRQVVQGKKDHGKREQNKQVSPYSLRKRERKTYMEINEPNDDDYLFCEYCLIFFTDECTVHGPPVFIKDSIAEIGLEKRATLTLPLGLRIGPSSIPKAGLGVWNDGEILPAGIHFGPYEGRMTEEEEAANSGYSWLITRRQNCYVYIDGKDENNSNWMRYVNCARNEEEQNLVAFQYHGKIYYRACKIIVLHSELLVWYGEEYGKELGIKWGSRWKLLKVHRQNSQLTQKQDRTYHPCPCCDLAFVCKYYLGRHIKWKHPEYGIQNEELQKGVGERSLLKATSYVSYSTTTLHQLLPSRVKKTKDEEIQYFKYINKEAESRNLYACNIKKCSWLSEGEKIVRQFSLMHQNTHTGEKPYSCRECGKSFSQSSDLLRHKRTHTGEKPYSCRECGKSFSQSSNLLRHKRTHTGEKPYSCRDCGESFSWSSHLLRHKRTHTGEKPYSCRECGESFSWSSHLLRHKRTHTGEKPYSCRECGKSFSQSSDLLRHKRTHTGEKPYSCRECGKSFSQSSTLLCHKRTHTGEKPYSCRDCGESFSWSSHLLRHKRTHTGEKPYSCRDCGESFSWSSHLLRHKRTHTGEKPYSCRECGKSFSQSSDLLRHKRTHTGEKPYSCRECGKSFSWSSHLLRHKRTHTGEKPYSCRECGKSFSWSSTLLRHKRTHTDKKPYSCRECGKSFSWSSTLLRHKRTHTDEKPCSCRKCGKSFSQSSTLLCHKRTHTGVKPH; translated from the exons ATGTGTACAGGCACATCTGTCCATACTACTGACCTTGCAGCAGAATACAAAACTG ACTTCCCGAGGCAAGTTGTTCAGGGAAAAAAAGATCATGGGAAaagagaacaaaacaaacaagttaGCCCATACAGTTTgcggaagagagagagaaaaacatatATGGAAATAAATGAACCTAATGATGATGATTACTTGT TTTGTGAGTATTGTCTCATATTCTTTACTGATGAGTGTACAGTTCATGGTCCCCCAGTTTTCATCAAAGATTCAATAGCAGAAATAGGACTGGAAAAGAGAGCCACCCTCACATTACCTTTGGGTTTGAGAATTGGTCCTTCAAGTATCCCCAAAGCTGGTCTTGGTGTCTGGAATGATGGAGAAATTCTGCCTGCAGGAATTCATTTTGGGCCCTATGAAGGGAGAAtgacagaggaagaggaagcagctaATAGTGGCTATTCGTGGCTG ATTACCAGGAGACAAAACTGCTATGTTTACATTGATGGAAAGGATGAAAATAATTCTAACTGGATGAG GTATGTGAACTGTGCCAGGAATGAAGAAGAACAAAACCTTGTTGCCTTCCAGTATCATGGGAAAATCTACTACAGAGCATGCAAGATAATTGTCCTTCATTCTGAGCTTCTGGTTTGGTATGGAGAAGAATATGGAAAAGAGCTTGGCATCAAATGGGGATCTAGATGGAAATTGCTAAAAG TACATAGGCAGAATTCACAGTTGACTCAAAAGCAAGACAGAACCTATCATCCGTGTCCCTGCTGTGATCTAGCTTTCGTTTGCAAATATTACCTTGGTCGTCACATAAAGTGGAAGCATCCTGAATATGGAATACAGAATGAAGAACTACAAAAGGGAGTGGGAGAGAGATCTTTATTGAAAGCCACAAGCTATGTTTCCTACAGTACTACTACACTACATCAGCTCCTGCCCAGTAGGGTGAAGAAAACCAAAGACGAGgaaatacaatattttaaatatataaacaaagaGGCAGAGAGCAGAAATCTTTATGCTTGCAACATAAAAAAGTGCTCTTGGCTCAGTGAAGGTGAGAAAATAGTAAGGCAGTTTTCACTAAtgcaccaaaacacacacacaggtgagaAGCCATATTCATGTagggagtgtgggaaaagcttcagtcaaTCATCAGACCTGCTCCGTCACAAGCGAACACACACAGGCGAGAAGCCATATTCATGTagggagtgtgggaaaagcttcagtcaaTCATCAAACCTGCTCCGTCACAAGCGAACACACACAGGCGAGAAGCCATATTCATGTAGGGATTGTGGGGAAAGCTTCAGTTGGTCATCGCACCTGCTCCGTCACAAGCGAACACACACAGGCGAGAAGCCATATTCATGTAGGGAGTGTGGGGAAAGCTTCAGTTGGTCATCGCACCTGCTCCGTCACAAGCGAACACACACAGGCGAGAAGCCATATTCATGTagggagtgtgggaaaagcttcagtcagtCATCAGACCTGCTCCGTCACAAGCGAACACACACAGGCGAGAAGCCATATTCATGTagggagtgtgggaaaagcttcagtcagtCATCAACCCTGCTCTGTCACAAGCGAACACACACAGGCGAGAAGCCATATTCATGTAGGGATTGTGGGGAAAGCTTCAGTTGGTCATCGCACCTGCTCCGTCACAAGCGAACACACACAGGCGAGAAGCCATATTCATGTAGGGATTGTGGGGAAAGCTTCAGTTGGTCATCGCACCTGCTCCGTCACAAGCGAACACACACAGGCGAGAAGCCATATTCATGTagggagtgtgggaaaagcttcagtcaaTCATCAGACCTGCTCCGTCACAAGCGAACACACACAGGCGAGAAGCCATATTCATGTagggagtgtgggaaaagcttcagttgGTCATCGCACCTGCTCCGTCACAAGCGAACACACACAGGCGAGAAGCCATATTCATGTagggagtgtgggaaaagcttcagttgGTCATCAACCCTGCTCCGTCACAAGCGAACACACACAGACAAGAAGCCATATTCATGTagggagtgtgggaaaagcttcagttgGTCATCAACCCTGCTCCGTCACAAGCGAACACACACAGACGAGAAGCCATGTTCATGTAGGAAGTGTGGGAAAAGTTTCAGTCAGTCATCCACCCTGCTCTGTCACAAGCGAACACACACAGGTGTGAAGCCACATTAG
- the PRDM9 gene encoding histone-lysine N-methyltransferase PRDM9 isoform X4, whose translation MYYARHPPNFKRNESSESDEEWTPKSLVKSFRPTCNPSNLKEGKKKRQNLEQNKQIKPEKSTKEPIPPNQDDVKKTGKNMCTGTSVHTTDLAAEYKTDFPRQVVQGKKDHGKREQNKQVSPYSLRKRERKTYMEINEPNDDDYLFCEYCLIFFTDECTVHGPPVFIKDSIAEIGLEKRATLTLPLGLRIGPSSIPKAGLGVWNDGEILPAGIHFGPYEGRMTEEEEAANSGYSWLITRRQNCYVYIDGKDENNSNWMRYVNCARNEEEQNLVAFQYHGKIYYRACKIIVLHSELLVWYGEEYGKELGIKWGSRWKLLKVHRQNSQLTQKQDRTYHPCPCCDLAFVCKYYLGRHIKWKHPEYGIQNEELQKGVGERSLLKATSYVSYSTTTLHQLLPSRVKKTKDEEIQYFKYINKEAESRNLYACNIKKCSWLSEGEKIVRQFSLMHQNTHTGEKPYSCRECGKSFSQSSDLLRHKRTHTGEKPYSCRECGKSFSQSSNLLRHKRTHTGEKPYSCRDCGESFSWSSHLLRHKRTHTGEKPYSCRECGESFSWSSHLLRHKRTHTGEKPYSCRECGKSFSQSSDLLRHKRTHTGEKPYSCRECGKSFSQSSTLLCHKRTHTGEKPYSCRDCGESFSWSSHLLRHKRTHTGEKPYSCRDCGESFSWSSHLLRHKRTHTGEKPYSCRECGKSFSQSSDLLRHKRTHTGEKPYSCRECGKSFSWSSHLLRHKRTHTGEKPYSCRECGKSFSWSSTLLRHKRTHTDKKPYSCRECGKSFSWSSTLLRHKRTHTDEKPCSCRKCGKSFSQSSTLLCHKRTHTGVKPH comes from the exons ATGTATTATGCACGTCACCCTccaaattttaaaaggaatgAGTCCTCTGAGTCAGATGAAGAATGGACACCAAAATCTTTAG TAAAATCTTTTAGGCCAACATGTAATCCGAGCAActtgaaagaaggaaagaagaaaaggcaGAACCTTGAACAA AATAAACAGATAAAGCCAGAGAAAAGCACTAAGGAACCTATCCCCCCAAATCAAGATGATGTCAAGAAAACTGGCAAAAATATGTGTACAGGCACATCTGTCCATACTACTGACCTTGCAGCAGAATACAAAACTG ACTTCCCGAGGCAAGTTGTTCAGGGAAAAAAAGATCATGGGAAaagagaacaaaacaaacaagttaGCCCATACAGTTTgcggaagagagagagaaaaacatatATGGAAATAAATGAACCTAATGATGATGATTACTTGT TTTGTGAGTATTGTCTCATATTCTTTACTGATGAGTGTACAGTTCATGGTCCCCCAGTTTTCATCAAAGATTCAATAGCAGAAATAGGACTGGAAAAGAGAGCCACCCTCACATTACCTTTGGGTTTGAGAATTGGTCCTTCAAGTATCCCCAAAGCTGGTCTTGGTGTCTGGAATGATGGAGAAATTCTGCCTGCAGGAATTCATTTTGGGCCCTATGAAGGGAGAAtgacagaggaagaggaagcagctaATAGTGGCTATTCGTGGCTG ATTACCAGGAGACAAAACTGCTATGTTTACATTGATGGAAAGGATGAAAATAATTCTAACTGGATGAG GTATGTGAACTGTGCCAGGAATGAAGAAGAACAAAACCTTGTTGCCTTCCAGTATCATGGGAAAATCTACTACAGAGCATGCAAGATAATTGTCCTTCATTCTGAGCTTCTGGTTTGGTATGGAGAAGAATATGGAAAAGAGCTTGGCATCAAATGGGGATCTAGATGGAAATTGCTAAAAG TACATAGGCAGAATTCACAGTTGACTCAAAAGCAAGACAGAACCTATCATCCGTGTCCCTGCTGTGATCTAGCTTTCGTTTGCAAATATTACCTTGGTCGTCACATAAAGTGGAAGCATCCTGAATATGGAATACAGAATGAAGAACTACAAAAGGGAGTGGGAGAGAGATCTTTATTGAAAGCCACAAGCTATGTTTCCTACAGTACTACTACACTACATCAGCTCCTGCCCAGTAGGGTGAAGAAAACCAAAGACGAGgaaatacaatattttaaatatataaacaaagaGGCAGAGAGCAGAAATCTTTATGCTTGCAACATAAAAAAGTGCTCTTGGCTCAGTGAAGGTGAGAAAATAGTAAGGCAGTTTTCACTAAtgcaccaaaacacacacacaggtgagaAGCCATATTCATGTagggagtgtgggaaaagcttcagtcaaTCATCAGACCTGCTCCGTCACAAGCGAACACACACAGGCGAGAAGCCATATTCATGTagggagtgtgggaaaagcttcagtcaaTCATCAAACCTGCTCCGTCACAAGCGAACACACACAGGCGAGAAGCCATATTCATGTAGGGATTGTGGGGAAAGCTTCAGTTGGTCATCGCACCTGCTCCGTCACAAGCGAACACACACAGGCGAGAAGCCATATTCATGTAGGGAGTGTGGGGAAAGCTTCAGTTGGTCATCGCACCTGCTCCGTCACAAGCGAACACACACAGGCGAGAAGCCATATTCATGTagggagtgtgggaaaagcttcagtcagtCATCAGACCTGCTCCGTCACAAGCGAACACACACAGGCGAGAAGCCATATTCATGTagggagtgtgggaaaagcttcagtcagtCATCAACCCTGCTCTGTCACAAGCGAACACACACAGGCGAGAAGCCATATTCATGTAGGGATTGTGGGGAAAGCTTCAGTTGGTCATCGCACCTGCTCCGTCACAAGCGAACACACACAGGCGAGAAGCCATATTCATGTAGGGATTGTGGGGAAAGCTTCAGTTGGTCATCGCACCTGCTCCGTCACAAGCGAACACACACAGGCGAGAAGCCATATTCATGTagggagtgtgggaaaagcttcagtcaaTCATCAGACCTGCTCCGTCACAAGCGAACACACACAGGCGAGAAGCCATATTCATGTagggagtgtgggaaaagcttcagttgGTCATCGCACCTGCTCCGTCACAAGCGAACACACACAGGCGAGAAGCCATATTCATGTagggagtgtgggaaaagcttcagttgGTCATCAACCCTGCTCCGTCACAAGCGAACACACACAGACAAGAAGCCATATTCATGTagggagtgtgggaaaagcttcagttgGTCATCAACCCTGCTCCGTCACAAGCGAACACACACAGACGAGAAGCCATGTTCATGTAGGAAGTGTGGGAAAAGTTTCAGTCAGTCATCCACCCTGCTCTGTCACAAGCGAACACACACAGGTGTGAAGCCACATTAG